One window from the genome of Candidatus Didemnitutus sp. encodes:
- a CDS encoding methyltransferase domain-containing protein, with the protein MSDSPSLANFSGSASLRARLEALPPDARVLDLGGWFCPLSRATHVADAMPYQTRLGRLNLAPLPGERFTADTWMLADFTAPAFRLPVPDKFFDFAFCGQTVEDLTTPEPLLREMRRVARAGVIESPTRLKEQSIGVRDRITSLCGHPHHHWILDVVGQRLELSPKSATAALPRSRYALPLLACERLVNAGAAHDIHFAWTDTFEWRLLTNDEARARAEEFYRAAAPTFRERITDPTIRRLRGLKWRMRGQRADDPSAWLREMLELSAPYRPGFPPPR; encoded by the coding sequence ATGAGCGACTCGCCGTCCCTCGCGAACTTCTCCGGCAGCGCCTCCCTGCGCGCCCGCCTCGAAGCGCTCCCGCCGGACGCGCGCGTCCTCGACCTCGGCGGCTGGTTCTGTCCGCTCTCGCGCGCCACGCACGTCGCCGACGCGATGCCCTACCAGACACGCCTCGGCCGCCTGAACCTCGCGCCGCTGCCCGGCGAACGTTTCACCGCCGACACATGGATGCTGGCCGACTTCACCGCGCCGGCCTTCCGTCTGCCGGTGCCGGACAAGTTCTTCGACTTCGCGTTCTGCGGCCAGACCGTCGAGGACCTCACGACGCCCGAACCGCTCCTCCGCGAAATGCGCCGCGTCGCCCGCGCCGGCGTCATCGAATCGCCCACGCGACTCAAGGAGCAATCCATCGGCGTGCGCGACCGCATCACCTCGCTCTGCGGACACCCGCACCACCACTGGATTCTCGACGTCGTCGGCCAACGCCTCGAGCTCTCGCCGAAATCCGCCACCGCCGCGCTGCCGCGCTCGCGTTACGCCCTCCCGCTCCTCGCCTGCGAACGCCTTGTGAACGCCGGTGCCGCTCACGATATCCACTTCGCGTGGACCGACACCTTCGAATGGCGTCTGCTCACCAACGACGAGGCCCGTGCCCGCGCCGAGGAATTTTATCGCGCCGCGGCGCCCACGTTTCGTGAGCGCATCACCGATCCGACCATCCGTCGGCTCCGCGGCCTGAAATGGCGAATGCGCGGCCAGCGCGCCGATGATCCGTCTGCGTGGCTCCGCGAGATGCTCGAGCTCTCCGCGCCATATCGCCCCGGCTTCCCACCGCCCCGTTGA
- a CDS encoding glycosyltransferase: MKIAFVSTILGYPWGGADTLWTNAAEAAQRRGDELLISVSPVVAASPRVAALVDAGARLHERVPASVPNSLGARVAGKIRRTLGRAGDGLVDELAAFRPDLVIISLGGTYDLILHHDWVDWFAANQTRVRLIANWQAENPSLTEPEWHAAKRALTLAEQVCFVSTRNLTVTRRHLLDPLPRARVIQNPLRWQPVDVSPWPDSPLAQLATVSRLDEGKGIHLVLHALAAMAPRPDFRLNIYGQGPAEAYLRATAEHLGLTASVHFRGYVKNLRDIWAANHLLVSASVDDGVPMTIPEAMLCERPVLSTEVGGANDWITDGVNGYLCPAPTVPLLAATLQRALLSPSRASWPALGRAAATAAHARYLPQDHLTLLV; this comes from the coding sequence ATGAAAATCGCCTTCGTCTCCACCATTCTCGGCTACCCGTGGGGCGGCGCCGACACGCTGTGGACCAACGCCGCCGAAGCCGCCCAACGCCGCGGCGACGAACTGCTGATCTCCGTCTCGCCCGTCGTCGCCGCCAGCCCGCGCGTCGCCGCACTCGTCGACGCCGGCGCACGGCTGCACGAACGCGTCCCGGCCTCCGTGCCGAATTCCCTCGGCGCGCGCGTCGCCGGAAAAATTCGCCGCACGCTCGGCCGCGCCGGCGACGGCCTCGTCGACGAACTCGCCGCGTTCCGCCCCGACCTCGTCATCATCAGCCTCGGCGGCACCTACGACCTCATCCTTCACCACGATTGGGTCGACTGGTTCGCCGCAAACCAGACGCGCGTCCGCCTCATCGCCAATTGGCAGGCAGAAAACCCTTCGCTCACCGAGCCCGAGTGGCACGCCGCCAAACGCGCGCTCACCCTCGCCGAGCAAGTCTGCTTCGTCTCGACGCGCAACCTCACCGTTACGCGCCGCCACCTGCTCGACCCACTGCCGCGGGCCCGCGTCATCCAAAACCCCCTGCGCTGGCAACCCGTCGACGTCTCGCCTTGGCCAGACTCGCCGCTCGCGCAGCTCGCCACCGTTTCGCGCCTCGACGAGGGCAAAGGCATCCACCTCGTTCTCCACGCGCTCGCCGCGATGGCGCCGCGCCCGGATTTCCGACTGAACATCTACGGTCAAGGCCCAGCCGAAGCCTACCTCCGCGCAACTGCCGAGCATCTCGGTCTCACCGCCAGCGTCCATTTTCGCGGCTACGTCAAAAATCTCCGCGACATCTGGGCCGCGAATCACCTCCTCGTTTCCGCCTCAGTCGACGACGGCGTGCCGATGACGATCCCCGAGGCGATGCTCTGCGAACGTCCCGTCCTCTCGACCGAAGTCGGCGGCGCGAACGACTGGATCACCGACGGCGTCAACGGCTACCTCTGTCCCGCACCCACGGTTCCCTTGCTCGCCGCCACGCTCCAGCGCGCCCTTCTGTCGCCCTCCCGCGCCAGCTGGCCCGCCCTCGGCCGTGCCGCCGCCACCGCCGCCCACGCGCGCTATCTGCCGCAAGACCACCTGACTCTCCTCGTATGA
- a CDS encoding acyltransferase — MSVTRPVSAPAPGLYREENAYDLLRLLLAATVIAGHSFLFVGDRTSPFDAFFRYQKPIGQIAVLGFFGLSGFLVAASCDRTSGVWSFLLKRVRRIFPAFWVCLLATAFVAAPLIALGRSIPLASLWSEPADAFGYVWRNAFLNIRQPSIGSVVADQPAELALLNGSLWSLGPEFLCYLGLAVVGATGLLRANRALLLVGLALLLCFRGVAAAGAAIPPLILFIAADIYLSFAVGVTLYAWREHFVPSRAVALGLGAALLFFLRGGGFDLAGPIVVALAVVFAGAVARVRLPHDFSYGLYIYSFPVQQVLAAHYDGWSRLTFLAASLVISLGCAVASWFLIERRFLSARGNVGRANPTLSPSGNVAAKS; from the coding sequence ATGAGCGTCACCCGACCTGTGTCTGCGCCCGCGCCGGGCCTCTATCGCGAAGAAAACGCCTACGATCTTCTCCGTCTGTTGCTGGCTGCGACAGTCATCGCAGGTCACTCCTTTCTCTTCGTCGGCGACCGCACGAGTCCCTTCGATGCGTTTTTCCGTTACCAAAAGCCGATCGGACAAATCGCCGTGCTGGGCTTCTTCGGCCTCAGCGGATTTCTCGTCGCCGCGAGCTGCGACCGCACGTCCGGCGTGTGGTCCTTTCTCCTGAAACGCGTGCGCCGCATCTTTCCCGCCTTCTGGGTCTGCCTGCTTGCAACCGCTTTCGTCGCAGCACCGCTCATCGCGCTCGGACGCAGCATCCCGCTCGCCTCGCTGTGGTCCGAACCGGCGGACGCTTTCGGCTACGTGTGGCGCAATGCCTTTCTCAACATCCGTCAGCCGTCCATCGGCAGCGTGGTCGCAGATCAACCCGCCGAACTCGCACTGCTCAACGGCAGCCTTTGGTCGCTCGGTCCCGAATTCCTCTGCTACCTCGGCCTCGCGGTCGTCGGCGCCACCGGACTTCTGCGAGCCAACCGCGCTCTCTTGTTGGTCGGACTCGCGCTTCTGTTGTGCTTTCGTGGCGTCGCCGCCGCCGGTGCGGCGATCCCTCCGCTCATTCTGTTCATCGCAGCCGACATCTATCTCAGTTTCGCGGTCGGCGTGACGCTCTACGCCTGGCGCGAACATTTCGTTCCGTCGCGCGCCGTCGCCCTGGGATTAGGCGCGGCTCTCCTGTTTTTTCTGCGCGGTGGCGGCTTCGATCTGGCCGGACCAATCGTCGTTGCGCTCGCCGTGGTGTTCGCCGGAGCCGTGGCCCGCGTGCGCCTGCCGCACGACTTTTCCTACGGCCTCTACATCTATTCGTTTCCGGTCCAACAGGTGCTCGCCGCCCACTATGACGGTTGGTCTCGCCTCACTTTCTTGGCGGCATCGCTGGTCATCTCGCTCGGCTGCGCCGTCGCCAGCTGGTTTCTGATCGAACGACGGTTCCTCTCGGCGCGCGGCAACGTCGGCCGCGCCAACCCTACCCTCTCTCCGTCCGGCAACGTCGCCGCCAAGTCATGA
- a CDS encoding glycosyltransferase — protein sequence MFLSVVLPTHNPHHGRLARTLAGLRAQTMPAANWETILVDNASAPALDAAELATLGPANLRIVREPSLGLTPARRRGFTEAHGELLVLVDDDNVLAPDYLDQVVALFAAHSKLGAAGGKNLGEFESPRPAWWQPEFDGLLACRDLGDAPQICPALFDPSTGRNEYPLCAPVGAGMALRRTALAAWLADDSTARLPDRRGNELSSSGDNDIVLSVLRAGWSVGYFPALVLTHLIPSGRVQPDYVARLNRGIARSWVQVLHQYDANPWPPIASWTVPLRQLKAWFVYRAWSSDLARIRWQGACGHFEGLAQLH from the coding sequence ATGTTCCTTTCCGTCGTCCTTCCAACGCACAACCCGCACCACGGCCGCCTCGCGCGCACCCTCGCCGGCCTGCGCGCGCAGACGATGCCCGCAGCAAACTGGGAAACGATCCTCGTCGACAACGCCTCCGCGCCCGCGCTCGACGCCGCCGAACTCGCCACGCTCGGACCTGCCAACCTCCGCATCGTCCGCGAGCCATCGCTCGGCCTCACGCCGGCGCGCCGGCGCGGATTCACCGAGGCGCACGGCGAATTGCTCGTGCTCGTGGACGACGACAACGTTCTCGCGCCCGATTACCTCGACCAAGTCGTCGCGCTCTTCGCCGCACACTCGAAACTCGGCGCCGCCGGTGGCAAGAACCTCGGCGAGTTCGAGTCGCCGCGCCCCGCGTGGTGGCAGCCGGAATTCGACGGCCTGCTCGCCTGCCGCGACCTCGGCGACGCGCCGCAAATTTGCCCCGCGCTCTTCGACCCGAGCACGGGCCGCAACGAATACCCGCTCTGCGCTCCCGTCGGCGCCGGCATGGCGCTGCGCCGCACCGCGCTCGCCGCGTGGCTCGCCGACGACTCCACCGCGCGCCTGCCCGACCGCCGCGGCAACGAACTCTCCTCCAGCGGCGACAACGACATCGTCCTCTCGGTCCTGCGCGCCGGCTGGTCGGTCGGCTATTTTCCCGCCCTCGTCCTCACGCACCTCATCCCGAGCGGCCGTGTGCAACCTGACTACGTCGCGCGCCTCAACCGCGGCATCGCGCGTTCGTGGGTGCAGGTCCTCCATCAATACGACGCCAATCCCTGGCCGCCCATCGCGTCGTGGACCGTCCCGCTGCGCCAGTTGAAAGCCTGGTTCGTCTACCGCGCGTGGTCCAGCGACCTCGCCCGCATCCGCTGGCAAGGCGCCTGCGGCCACTTCGAAGGCCTCGCGCAACTGCACTGA